The genomic window GGTCACCATGCATGCGTCATCGCTGAGCAGCATGGCAACGGCACGGGCGATGTCTTCGGGCTGGGCGAAGCGGCCAATCGGGTGACGCACCATCATCGGCTCGCTCTTGACCGGATCGCTCCATGCTTCAGCGGCTAGCTCGGTCATGGTGATGGTGGGAGCGAGGCAGACGGCACGGATGCCATGCGGGCTCAGTTCCTTGGCCATGACGCGGGTCGCGCCCTCGATGCCAGCCTTGGAAGCGGCATAGCAGACATGGTCCTGGAAGCCGCGATGTCCGGCGATGCTGGAGATGTTGAGGATGACGCCGCCGCCACCGGCTGCCACGCGGGCACGGGCGAATTCCTGTGCAGCCACGATCGCGGCACGCAGGTTGATGTGCAGCACGGCGTCACATCCCTTGTCGGACATGTCGAGCACGCTTTCGAGCACGTTGATACCTGCGCAGTTGACGAGATAGTCGCAGGTGCCAGCTTCTTTCATTGCGCGGCGCACTTCGGCGACGTCTGAGAAGTCCGCAGCGATACAGGTTGCACCGGTTTCCTCTGTCAGTCCTGCCAGTTCTTCAAGCGTCAGGCTCATGCCGACGATGCTGGCGCCACGGGCTGCAAGTTCACGTGCAGTGGTCCGGCCAATGCCTTTGCCTGCGCCGGTGATGATGACTTTCTTGCCTTTGAAGTCCATAATATTCCTCACTTTATCTCTGGCCTTACCGGCTCAGCGTTCGTGGTTCTTTGGCGTCCGGCGGGTCCGATTTGCGCCGCATTCATGCAATCGGTCGTCCGGAATGAGGCGCGAAGGGCCCCTGTCCCTTGGCGAGAGAGGATCGCCAAAGGTGAAATGATGTTGGGTATTGGGTGATTGGACTTGTGTCCGGTTCAGACCGAGGGTGCCGCAGTCGGCAGGGAAGTCTCTCCCCTGCCCTC from uncultured Cohaesibacter sp. includes these protein-coding regions:
- a CDS encoding SDR family oxidoreductase, with amino-acid sequence MDFKGKKVIITGAGKGIGRTTARELAARGASIVGMSLTLEELAGLTEETGATCIAADFSDVAEVRRAMKEAGTCDYLVNCAGINVLESVLDMSDKGCDAVLHINLRAAIVAAQEFARARVAAGGGGVILNISSIAGHRGFQDHVCYAASKAGIEGATRVMAKELSPHGIRAVCLAPTITMTELAAEAWSDPVKSEPMMVRHPIGRFAQPEDIARAVAMLLSDDACMVTGSVLSVDGGFLAV